Proteins encoded together in one Argiope bruennichi chromosome 1, qqArgBrue1.1, whole genome shotgun sequence window:
- the LOC129962412 gene encoding N-sulphoglucosamine sulphohydrolase-like isoform X1, with product MSNVIVFLLFQIFISPCFSKKNVLLIVADDGGFESQIYGNPVCKTPNLDALASKSMIFKNAFTSVSSCSPSRSSILTGLPQHQNGMYGLHQDVHHFNSFDKVKSLSQILTKKNIYSGIIGKKHVGPENVYPFDFAYTEETDSINQVGRNITRIKELVHKFFSTLNESQSFFLYVAFHDPHRCGHTNPEYGEFCEKFGNGEEGMGIIPDWKPQYYKPEDVIVPYFIPDTPISRRDIAAQYTTLSRLDQGIGLVLKKLKEFGHDNDTLVIYTSDNGIPFPSGRTNLYDPGMAEPFLLHLPEQNYSQISKTMVSLLDIVPTILDWLNIEYPDFKLNGIPVKLSGKSLLHESSFKNEAVFASHNLHEVTMYYPMRVVRTKNYKLIHNLNFKMPFPIDQDFFISPTFQDLLNRTAERIETHWYKNLSNYYYRDQWELFDLEKDPHETHNVANNSSYSSIFTALKKLLIDWQIETNDPWICSPSGVLENKGRFKSNPQCLSLFNGT from the exons atgtcgaatgttattgtttttcttttatttcaaatctttatttcaccGTGTTTCTCCAAGAAAAATGTGTTGTTAATTGTTG CTGATGATGGTGGTTTTGAATCACAAATTTATGGAAACCCAGTATGCAAGACACCTAATCTTGATGCATTGGCATCAAAATCaatgatattcaaaaatgcattcaCATCTGTTAGTAGTTGTTCTCCAAGCCGTTCATCAATTCTGACTGGTTTGCCTCAACATCAGAATGGGATGTATGGACTTCATCAAGATGTGCATCActttaattcatttgataaagTGAAAAGCTTGTCACAAAttctaacaaagaaaaatatttattctg gTATTATTGGTAAAAAACATGTTGGACCAGAAAATGTCTATCCTTTTGATTTTGCATATACTGAAGAAACCGATTCCATAAATCAAGTAGGACGAAATATAACAAGAATTAAGGAATTGgttcacaaatttttttcaacCTTGAATGaaag TCAATCCTTTTTTCTTTATGTTGCTTTCCATGACCCGCATCGATGTGGACATACAAATCCAGAATATggagaattttgtgaaaaatttggaaatggtGAAGAAGGAATGGGAATTATTCCAGACTGGAAGCCTCAATATTATAAACCAGAAGATGTTATTGTACCATATTTCATTCCTGATACACCTATATCTAGAAGAGACATAGCTGCACAATATACCACTTTAAGTCGACTTGAtcaag gtattggtctagttttaaaaaaattgaaagaatttggtCATGATAATGATACCTTAGTGATATATACATCTGATAATGGAATACCATTCCCTAGTGGTAGGACAAACCTCTATGATCCTGGTATGGCTGAACCTTTTCTGTTGCATCTACCTGAACAAAATTATAGTCAG atttcaaagaCAATGGTTAGCCTTTTGGATATTGTACCTACCATTTTGGATTGGCTAAATATTGAATATccagattttaaattgaatggcATTCCAGTCAAATTGAGCGGAAAATCATTACTTCATGAATCGTCCTTTAAAAATGAAGCTGTATTTGCTAGTCATAATCTGCATGAAGTGACAATGTACTATCCTATGCGTGTTGTACGAACAAAAAACTATAAACTAATCCACAACCTTAATTTCAAGATGCCATTTCCAATTGATCAAGATTTTTTCATTTCTCCAACATTTCAGGATTTATTGAACAGGACAGCTGAAAGAATAGAAACTCATTggtataaaaatttgtcaaattattaCTACAGGGACCAGTGGGAATTGTTTGATTTGGAAAAAGATCCTCATGAAACACACAATGTTGCAAATAATTCTTCATACAGTTCTATTTTTACTGCactgaaaaaattgttaatagaTTGGCAAATAGAAACCAATGATCCATGGATATGTTCACCATCTggtgttttagaaaataaaggaaGATTTAAATCTAACCCTCAGTGCCTCTCTCTTTTCAATGGAACTTGA
- the LOC129962412 gene encoding N-sulphoglucosamine sulphohydrolase-like isoform X2 gives MIFKNAFTSVSSCSPSRSSILTGLPQHQNGMYGLHQDVHHFNSFDKVKSLSQILTKKNIYSGIIGKKHVGPENVYPFDFAYTEETDSINQVGRNITRIKELVHKFFSTLNESQSFFLYVAFHDPHRCGHTNPEYGEFCEKFGNGEEGMGIIPDWKPQYYKPEDVIVPYFIPDTPISRRDIAAQYTTLSRLDQGIGLVLKKLKEFGHDNDTLVIYTSDNGIPFPSGRTNLYDPGMAEPFLLHLPEQNYSQISKTMVSLLDIVPTILDWLNIEYPDFKLNGIPVKLSGKSLLHESSFKNEAVFASHNLHEVTMYYPMRVVRTKNYKLIHNLNFKMPFPIDQDFFISPTFQDLLNRTAERIETHWYKNLSNYYYRDQWELFDLEKDPHETHNVANNSSYSSIFTALKKLLIDWQIETNDPWICSPSGVLENKGRFKSNPQCLSLFNGT, from the exons atgatattcaaaaatgcattcaCATCTGTTAGTAGTTGTTCTCCAAGCCGTTCATCAATTCTGACTGGTTTGCCTCAACATCAGAATGGGATGTATGGACTTCATCAAGATGTGCATCActttaattcatttgataaagTGAAAAGCTTGTCACAAAttctaacaaagaaaaatatttattctg gTATTATTGGTAAAAAACATGTTGGACCAGAAAATGTCTATCCTTTTGATTTTGCATATACTGAAGAAACCGATTCCATAAATCAAGTAGGACGAAATATAACAAGAATTAAGGAATTGgttcacaaatttttttcaacCTTGAATGaaag TCAATCCTTTTTTCTTTATGTTGCTTTCCATGACCCGCATCGATGTGGACATACAAATCCAGAATATggagaattttgtgaaaaatttggaaatggtGAAGAAGGAATGGGAATTATTCCAGACTGGAAGCCTCAATATTATAAACCAGAAGATGTTATTGTACCATATTTCATTCCTGATACACCTATATCTAGAAGAGACATAGCTGCACAATATACCACTTTAAGTCGACTTGAtcaag gtattggtctagttttaaaaaaattgaaagaatttggtCATGATAATGATACCTTAGTGATATATACATCTGATAATGGAATACCATTCCCTAGTGGTAGGACAAACCTCTATGATCCTGGTATGGCTGAACCTTTTCTGTTGCATCTACCTGAACAAAATTATAGTCAG atttcaaagaCAATGGTTAGCCTTTTGGATATTGTACCTACCATTTTGGATTGGCTAAATATTGAATATccagattttaaattgaatggcATTCCAGTCAAATTGAGCGGAAAATCATTACTTCATGAATCGTCCTTTAAAAATGAAGCTGTATTTGCTAGTCATAATCTGCATGAAGTGACAATGTACTATCCTATGCGTGTTGTACGAACAAAAAACTATAAACTAATCCACAACCTTAATTTCAAGATGCCATTTCCAATTGATCAAGATTTTTTCATTTCTCCAACATTTCAGGATTTATTGAACAGGACAGCTGAAAGAATAGAAACTCATTggtataaaaatttgtcaaattattaCTACAGGGACCAGTGGGAATTGTTTGATTTGGAAAAAGATCCTCATGAAACACACAATGTTGCAAATAATTCTTCATACAGTTCTATTTTTACTGCactgaaaaaattgttaatagaTTGGCAAATAGAAACCAATGATCCATGGATATGTTCACCATCTggtgttttagaaaataaaggaaGATTTAAATCTAACCCTCAGTGCCTCTCTCTTTTCAATGGAACTTGA